The sequence CCCCACTTACTGATGATCTTCACAAGGACATAGGTCCCACGCTCCTGTAGCCGGGGGCTGCCCATGGAAGGGGCCTGGGAAGCCCCTTCCAGTCTCTCATCCAGGCTTACCAGATGCCCATCCTCAGCCAGGAGGGCAATGGTTGCTGGGAAGATAGGGAGGCAAGGCCAGGCTGGCACCTCTGCCTGGAGGCCCttggcccctcctccccagcacccTTCCTTGCCGCCTCACCATCTGGAAGCACTTGCCCTCTCTGCCTCAAATGGGCAGTGAAGGTCACCAGGCTGCACCAGGTGTTCATCAGCTCCCAGCAGCCAGCTGTAGGGGCGGGGCAGAGGTGAGTGAATgggcccctctgctccccccaatCTGGGACCATCTGTCTCCCTTTCATCTCTTTTTTAACCAAAGCAGGGAATAGGGCTCCAGGATTAAGATTGTACCCTTTTCCATCCATCTCTTGAGATGTTGGTGACCAGGGACAGCTCCTGCCTCCTGCACTGGATGCCCCCCCTCCTGCTCCAGGGCTGCCTCTGCACAGGACCTCCCTCCAGCACCagaccccccacctcccaccagaaATCCAGGAATCTGCAACTGTGGCTAGAGCTTTAGGTGCCTGATGTGCCTGCCCTGAAGCTTGAGGACCACCGACCAAATTAGAGAttgcataatttaaaaacacaccCCAGGGTGATGTGGTGGGTGCTCTCCTAGAGGAACCCATAGGAATTTCCCAGGATGCAGCCATCGGGGTTGCCTCTCAAGGGACTCCAAGCATTCACTCTGCCTCCTCATTGAGCTGTTTCCCTAAATTGCCCCATCCTCTTACCCAAGTGGATCCCCTTTCCCCACATTGCCTCCCCAATCTCCCCCAGAGCAGAGGGAAGCAAACCTCTGAATGtgccatcccctacccacctgtAGGGACAGGGGACCCCACTTACCTCCAAACATCACTTTGATAAACATGGCTGCAGGGGAGAGGAGACAGATGTGGGGGCTTTGATCCCCTAACCCCCAACTTCCTGAGTAAGGAAGGATCTGGGGCTGAGATCTATTCCGGGAGGGAGGCCTGCCaggaaatgtgtatgtgtgtgtggatcGGTGGGTGGATCCAGGCTTGGGTCCTTGCTTGGCCACTCTTGGGGCTGGACACCAGTGTAGAGGGGTCCCTGCAGCTAGTCTAGGACCCTtggcctcctcttccccacccctccctgcctgcttAGTCCAAGCAGccagaggagactgaggccctcACAGCTTCCAAGCTGGTCTCCATGGCAGTGGCAGCTGCCAAGTCATCTAGGCAGGAAATGCCTTCCCCCACAGTATCCCAGTAACAAGATCTGGGGCGGGAGTATGGGCACTCCCTAAGGCAGGGCTACAGTGGGGCCTCAAGCCTCGTGGTCCAGGGTTGGCCCAAGACCAcacctcccccctctccccccagttGAGACCAAACTCCAAGGCTGAAAGAGGGGGAGATTCCTGGATGGGGGTCCCTGGCCCTGGCAAAAACCCCACTAGGAGCTGGTAGGGCTGTGGCCAGGGCAGAAGCGGGGGATCCTC is a genomic window of Vulpes vulpes isolate BD-2025 chromosome 10, VulVul3, whole genome shotgun sequence containing:
- the C10H22orf15 gene encoding uncharacterized protein C22orf15 homolog isoform X1, yielding MDGKGYNLNPGALFPALVKKEMKGRQMVPDWGEQRGPFTHLCPAPTAGCWELMNTWCSLVTFTAHLRQRGQVLPDATIALLAEDGHLVSLDERLEGASQAPSMGSPRLQERGTYVLVKIIKGEGGAPTRYESLLENLDDQYPELAEELHCLSGLHPTSDGRRRRTSTRRGHQEQGPLSRSRRMGSLPSRTR
- the C10H22orf15 gene encoding uncharacterized protein C22orf15 homolog isoform X2 yields the protein MFIKVMFGAGCWELMNTWCSLVTFTAHLRQRGQVLPDATIALLAEDGHLVSLDERLEGASQAPSMGSPRLQERGTYVLVKIIKGEGGAPTRYESLLENLDDQYPELAEELHCLSGLHPTSDGRRRRTSTRRGHQEQGPLSRSRRMGSLPSRTR